A single window of Prionailurus viverrinus isolate Anna chromosome F1, UM_Priviv_1.0, whole genome shotgun sequence DNA harbors:
- the LOC125155604 gene encoding olfactory receptor 10K2-like yields the protein MERGNGTLVTEFVFLGFSSLAGLQRLLFVAFLPLYLFTLGTNATIVSTIVLDRALHAPMYFFLAVLSCSETCYTFVIVPKMLVDLLAQKKTISFLGCAIQMFTFLFLGCSHSFLLAAMGYDRYVAICNPLRYTVLMGHGVCVGLVAAACACGFTIAQIITSVVFHLPFRTSNQLHHFFCDIAPVLTVASHHTYLSQIVIVMLCALVLVIPLSLILVSYIHIISAILQLPSTLGRYKAFSTCASHLIVVTIHYGCASFIYLRLKSNYSSSRDALISVSYTILTPLFNPLIYSLRNKEFKSALRRAAGKTISLPRC from the coding sequence ATGGAGCGGGGCAACGGAACCCTGGTGACAGAGTTCGTCTTCCTCGGCTTCTCCTCTCTGGCCGGGCTGCAGCGGCTGCTCTTTGTTGCCTTCCTGCCCCTCTACCTGTTCACTCTGGGCACCAATGCCACCATCGTTTCCACCATCGTGCTAGACAGAGCCCTTCAcgcccccatgtacttcttcctcgcTGTCCTCTCCTGCTCTGAGACCTGCTACACCTTCGTCATCGTACCCAAGATGCTGGTTGACCTCCTGGCCCAGAAGAAGACCATCTCCTTCCTGGGCTGTGCCATCCAGATGTTCACCTTCCTCTTCCTCGGCTGCTCTCACTCCTTCCTGCTGGCGGCCATGGGGTATGACCGCTACGTGGCCATCTGTAACCCTCTGCGCTACACGGTGCTCATGGGACACGGGGTGTGTGTGGGACTCGTGGCTGCTGCCTGTGCCTGTGGCTTTACTATTGCACAGATTATCACCTCCGTGGTATTCCACCTACCCTTCCGCACCTCCAACCAGCTCCATCATTTCTTCTGTGACATCGCCCCTGTCCTCACGGTGGCATCTCATCATACCTACCTGAGTCAGATTGTCATCGTCATGCTCTGTGCACTGGTCCTGGTTATCCCCCTGTCACTGATTTTGGTGTCCTATATTCACATCATCTCTGCCATACTCCAGCTTCCTTCCACATTGGGCAGGTAcaaagccttctccacctgtgcGTCCCACCTCATTGTTGTCACCATCCATTATGGCTGTGCCTCCTTTATCTACTTACGGCTCAAGTCCAACTACTCCTCAAGCCGAGATGCTCTCATATCAGTCTCCTACACCATCCTGACTCCCTTGTTCAATCCGCTGATTTACAGCTTGAGAAATAAGGAGTTCAAGTCAGCTCTTCGCAGAGCTGCGGGAAAAACCATTTCCCTGCCACGATGTTAA
- the LOC125155092 gene encoding LOW QUALITY PROTEIN: olfactory receptor 10T2-like (The sequence of the model RefSeq protein was modified relative to this genomic sequence to represent the inferred CDS: deleted 2 bases in 1 codon; substituted 2 bases at 2 genomic stop codons), with product MGNSTLENGRLGVTQNCQRYNVDNEQYKLKHAMMISVMNCKDLWKRPVDHGISDNKIDEQPINKLFDRSLCLMDGCASYQYGRTSWLLQVTFYCCLFQHSKNLQDCEPRNSKSYVNFLDHLNISGVVGATDHSEDIAMAPASKKERIEGVYVNKKVIQTQGFNRTTVVTQFTLVGFSSLGALQLLLSVLFLLLYVTILLANATTMAVIRXSRTLHPPTYGFLFILSFSESCDTLGIIPQLLAHLLSATKGISSVACAMQLFFLGFACTNCFLITVMGYDRXVAICHLMSYMLIMNKRVGLGLVSLSRVTGFFIALLATKLICDMTFFGPNRVNRYFCDMASVIKLACADTHVKEPAPFSRSILAIMAPFLLILISCGFIVNTILKIPWAEGKKAFATRVTHLAVVFVHYGCASITYLRPRSKSAPDKDQLVAVTYTVVTPLLNPLVYSLRNQEVKSAPKRFLGKPWNHQGDLTKNPKINEGSYRRNQRRDAFSVFLPIQS from the exons ATGGGTAATAGTACTCTGGAGAATGGAAGACTGGGGGTCACACAAAACTGTCAGAGATACAATGTGGACAATGAACAATATAAACTGAAGCATGCGATGATGATTAGTGTTATGAACTGTAAAGATCTGTGGAAACGGCCAGTTGACCATGGGATTTCTGACAACAAAATAGATGAGCAGCCAATCAATAAACTGTTTGATCGTAGTCTATGTCTGATGGATGGCTGTGCAAGTTACCAGTATG GACGGACATCATGGCTTTTACAAGTGACCTTCTACTGCTGCCTTTTTCAACATTCGAAAAACCTACAAGACTGTGAGCCACGAAACTCAAAGTCTTATGTCAACTTTCTTGATCACTTGAACATAAGTGG TGTGGTGGGTGCTACAGATCATTCAGAAGACATTGCCATGGCCCCTGCCTCAAAGAAAGAGCGTATAGaaggtgtgtatgtgaat AAGAAAGTCATCCAGACGCAAGGCTTCAACAGGACCACCGTGGTTACCCAGTTCACCCTGGTGGGCTTCTCTAGCCTGGGGGCACTCCAGCTGCTGCTGTctgtcctctttcttctcctgtaCGTGACCATCCTGCTGGCCAATGCCACCACCATGGCTGTCATCCGCTGAAGCAGGACTCTACACCCTCCCACGTATGGGTTCCTGttcatcctttccttctctgaatcCTGCGACACTCTTGGCATCATCCCTCAACTGCTGGCCCATCTGCTCTCAGCCACCAAGGGCATCTCCTCTGTGGCCTGTGCCATGCAGCTCTTCTTCCTTGGCTTTGCCTGCACCAATTGCTTTCTCATCACTGTGATGGGGTACGATCGTTAGGTGGCGATTTGCCACCTTATGAGCTACATGCTCATCATGAACAAGagggtggggttggggttggTTTCCCTGTCCAGAGTCACAGGCTTCTTCATTGCTTTGCTGGCCACCAAACTCATCTGTGACATGACTTTCTTTGGTCCCAACAGAGTCAACCGCTATTTCTGTGACATGGCGTCCGTCATTAAGTTGGCCTGTGCAGACACCCATGTGAAAGAACCGGCTCCATTCAGCCGAAGCATTCTGGCGATCATGGCGCCTTTCCTGCTGATTCTGATCTCCTGTGGCTTCATCGTTAACACCATCCTGAAGATCCCCTGggctgaagggaag aaggccttTGCCACACGCGTCACCCACCTCGCGGTAGTCTTCGTGCACTACGGCTGTGCCTCCATCACCTACCTGAGGCCCAGATCCAAGTCTGCCCCAGACAAGGATCAGTTGGTGGCAGTGACCTACACTGTGGTCACTCCCCTGCTCAATCCTCTGGTCTACAGTCTGAGGAATCAGGAGGTGAAGTCTGCCCCGAAAAGATTTTTGGGAAAGCCCTGGAACCACCAAGGTGATCtaacaaaaaaccctaaaattaaCGAGGGAAGTTACAGGAGAAATCAAAGGCGGGacgctttctctgtctttttaccAATCCAGTCCTGA